TGAGGATCAGATCGCGGATCTGCATTCCCCGCATCGTCACCGTTGCTCCGACGGGGAACATCACGGCGAGCGGAGTGGCGGCCGCAAGGTCCTCGATCACGGCGGTGAACAGGCTGCGCCCGCGCCGGACTCGGAGAACGGGGACCGTACAAGCGATCCCTCGCCGGCGCGCAGGGCGTCGGGCGTAGCCGTCCACGACAAACTCACCGAGATCTGGGAACTCATGCTGCAGCGCCATGCGTGGGATGGACGAGCGCAAGACTCGGGCCAAAGTGGGAAGGTGCGGGCGTGGCACCCGATGGGCACACCGCAGCCCGCTCCACCCGTTGTCACTCCCAGAGGGCTTACTTTTCTTCTTTGAAGTCGGCGTCGATGACCTCGCCTTCGGTCGCTCCCACTCCCGCGGTCGCCGTTTCGTCCTCATCCGTCGGCACATCCGAGGTCGCCTCTCCGGCGGACTCGCGGTAGAGCTGCTCGGCGAGCGCGTGGCTCTCGGCTTCCAACTCGGCGAAGGCCTGGCGCATCGGATCCTCCTCGTCGGCGGCGACGGCTTTGCGCAGCTCCGCGACCTTCTCCTCGATGCGGGTGCGGTCGCTCTCCGCAACCTTGTCGCCCGCCTCGCGGACCGTCTTCTCGACCGAGTGGCAGAGCTGCTCGCTCTTGTTCTTCAGCTCGGCGCGTTCCTGGGCGGCCCGGTCGGACTCGGCGTTGGCCTCGGCTTCCTTGACCATCCGCTCGATCTCATCCTTGTTGAGGTTGCCCGAGCCGGTGATCGTGATGCTCTGTTTCGTGCCGGTGGCCTTGTCCTGAGCACTCACTTGGAGCAACCCGTTCGCGTCGATGTCGAACGTGACCTCGATCTGCGGAACGCGCGCCGGCGCCGGCGGAATGCCCGCCAAGTGGAACCGGCCGAGGCTCTTGTTGTCCTTCGCCAGCGGGCGCTCGCCCTGCAGGATGTGGATCTCCACCTCCGGCTGGTTGTCCGTCGCGGTCGTGTAGGTGCGGCTCTTCTTGGTGGGGATCGTCGTGTTGCGGTCGATCAGCTTGTCGAAGATGCCGCCCTGGGTCTCCACGCCGAGGCTGAGCGGGGTCACGTCGAGCAGGAGGATGTCCTTGACCTCGCCGCCGAGCACGCCCGCCTGGATCGCGGCGCCGATCGCCACGACCTCGTCCGGGTTCACCGAGCGGTTCGGCTCCTTGTCCGTCAGTTTGCGGACAAGGTCCTGCACCTGGGGCATGCGCGTCGAGCCGCCCACGAGGATCACCTCGTCGATGTCCTTCGACTTGATCTTCGCGTCCTCGAGCGCCTGCTGGAACGGCTTCTTCACCCGCTCCATCAGCGCGGAGGTGAGCTCCTCGAACTTCGCCCGCGTGAGGTTCATGTCGAGGTGCTTGGGCTCGTTGTCCACCGCGGTGATGTACGCGAGGTTGATGTTCGTGCTGACCTGGCTGCTCAGCTCGATCTTCGCGCGCTCCGCCGCTTCGCGCAACCGCTGGACGGCCGCGCGGTCCTTGGTGAGATCCACGCCCTGGTCCTTCTTGAACTCCGCCGAGAGCCACTCGACGATCATCTGGTCGAAATCGTCGCCGCCCAGATGGCTGTCGCCAGCCGTCGAGAGCACCTCGACGACCCCTTCGCCCACGTCGAGGATGGACACGTCGAACGTGCCGCCTCCCAGGTCGAACACCAGGATCTTCTCTTGCGACTTCTTTTCAAGGCCGTAGGCCAGCGAGGCCGCGGTCGGCTCGTTGATGATGCGCAGCACCTTCATGCCCGCGATCTCGCCGGCGTCCTTCGTGGCCTTGCGCTGCGCGTCGTTGAAGTACGCAGGCACCGTGATGACCGCCTGGTCCACGGTGGTGCCCAGATACGCCTCGGCGTCTGCCTTGAGCTTCTGGAGGATCATCGAGCTGACCTCTTCGGGGGTCAAATCCTTGTCGAGGGCAGGCACGTGCACGACCACCGTGCTGTTCTTTCCGGCTTTGACCTTGTAGCTGACGCGCCCCGCCTCGTCCTTCACTTCGCTGAGCTTGTGGCCCATGAAGCGCTTGATGCTCGCGATCGTGTTCTCCGGGTTCACCACCGCCTGCCGCTTGGCCGTGACGCCGACCAGCCGTTCGCCGTTCTGCTTGAACGCGACGACGCTGGGGAGTGTGCGCGAGCCCTCTGCCGTCGAGATGACGACGGGCTCTCCGCCCTCCATCACCGCCACCACGGAGTTCGTGGTTCCTAAATCGATTCCAATCGTTTTTCCCATGCTTGTTGCCTCGTGTCCTTACCTTACCTTATCGGCTTGTTGCGATAGGTATGAAGACACTTGAGTCTATTACACTCAACGCCAGATGGCCGCAAAGGGTTCCCGGGGTCAGGGTTGGCCCGCAACCCAGAGCGCTTCGTACGTTTCGGGGTCCTCGCAGAGTTCGTGGGCGACGGGACCGTCGAAGATCGCCTCCCAGCGTTCTTCCAGTTCGGCGTCGTCGCGAACGATGCGGTCGTAGCTTTCCGAGTAGAAGGGTGGGAAGGTCTCCCCCGAGCGTTTGGCGATGGCCTTGCCGGCTTTGGATTTGGCGCGTTCCACGATCGCGGCGAGTTCGTAGGGGCGGCCGTGTTTGTCTTCGCGAACGGTGAAGAGCAGTTCGGTCGTTTCCGGCAGCACGCCGACGATGAGCAGATCCCACTTGTCCCCTTCGGGTTTGAGGAGTTCGCGCAGGAGGAGCAGGCGTTCCGCGGACTCGAGGGCGCGGCGGTGGCGAAAAGTGACGTAGTAGCGGACGTCGTCCGCGCGCCAGTGGGGCAGCCGCCCCCTCCAGATGCTGAAGTTCTTGAATGGATCCATATGGGAATCGGGAAACGGGAAACGGGAAACGGGAATCGGGAGTCGGGAGTCGGGAATCGGGATCGGGATCGGGTTCCTAAGACAGCGCGGCGTCGCCTCGTTCTCCGGTCCGGATTCTTACGGCATCCATCACTTCGCTGACGAAGATCTTGCCATCGCCGATTTCTCCCGTTTGGGCGGCCCGGACGATGCTCTCGAGCGCGGTCTCGAGCTCCTCGTCGCGCACGACGACCACGATCTTCATCTTGGGGAGCAGATTCACCGCGTAGGTGCTTCCCCGGTATTTGTCGGTGCGCCCGAACTGGCGGCCGTAGCCGCGCACCTGCTCGCAGCTCATCCCGGCGATCCCGGCATCCTCAAGCTCCTGCTTGACCGCCTCGAGACGGTTGACGCGGACGAAGGCCTCGACGCGTTTCATAGCACCTCCACGGTCAACGAGTCATTGGTGAACACGCAGATCTCCGAGGCGATGGCGAGCGCCTCGCGCGCGATGGCCTCGGCATCCAGGTCGCTGTGCCGCAGCATCGCCCGGGCCGCCGCGACCCCGTAGGCGCCGCCCGAGCCGATGCCGGCCACGCCGTCGTCGGGTTCGATGACGTTGCCATCGCCGCCGACGATGAGCATGCCCTCCCGGTCGGCGACGATCATCAGGGCGTTGAGCTGGCGCAGGATCTTGTCGGTGCGCCACTCCTTTGCGAACTCGACCGCGGCGCGTTTCAGGTTGCCTCCGAACGACTCGAGCTTGGCCTCGAAGCGGTCCTGCAGGGCCTGGGCGTCGGCGACGGAGCCGGCGAAGCCGCACAGCACGTTGCCCGAAGCGAGGCGCCGCACCTTCTTCGCGCGGTGTTTGAGGACGATGTTTTCGCCGAACGTAACCTGGCCGTCTCCGGCCAGCGCGGTTCGGCCGTCCCTGCGAATTCCAACCACGGTGGTGGAGCGAATCATGCGCGAAGTGTACTGTCCGCCGGCAGCGGTTGGCATCATGGGACCCTGCTGGCTCGTCCTTGGAAGAAGGGATGGGTTCCAACACGTTCGGATGGAAGGCTGCGGCCGTGGGTGCGCCGTTGCTTCTGGTCGCCGCGGCGTTGCTCTCGTGGAGCGGTTCGGTGGCGATCCGTGCCGAATGGATGCTGCTTGGCGGAGCCGCCGTGCTCGCGCTCGCCACTTCTCTGATCTTCCGGGAGTGGCGTCAGGTCGAGTTGGATCGCCGCGAGGATGCGTGGCGGCTCGAGCTCTTGGAGTTGGAGTCCACGCGCCAGCGGGAGGCCGTGGATGCACTCGCGGACGGGCTCGAGGTGGCGATTCTGATCTGCGGGGCCAAAACGCAGATCCTCTACGCGAACCGCCGCGCTCGGGAGCTGTTCGGCTTTGACGATCCGCGAGGGCGCCCCATCGTGGCGGTCACCCTCTCGTACGAGTTGGAGAAGCTCGTGCTTGGCGCCGAGGAGACGGGCGAACCCCAGTCGGCCGAGCTCACGTTCTCCTATCCCGAAGCGAGGGTGGCCCGGGTCAAGGCGTGGCTCGCGCCCGACGGCCGCGCGCTGGTGACGATCATCGACCTTACGGCGCTTCGGCACTTGGAGCGCGTTCGGCAGGACTTCGTGGCCAACGTGTCCCACGAGCTGAGGACTCCGCTCAGCGTCATCCGGGCGATGGCCGAGACCCTTCTCGAGGACCCCGAGGCCGACGAGGCGCTCCACGAAACGTATTTGGCGAAGATCGTAGGGGAGGTCGACCGCCTGTCGCTGATCGCGAACGACCTGCTGATCCTCGGCGCCGCGGAGTCCAACCCCGTCCGCAAGCAGGCGTGCGACGTGGCGGACGTGTTCCGGACGTCGCTCGGCCAACTGGAGCGCAAAGCGCGCGAGAAGGGACTCGAAGTCGCCTACAAGGGGCCGGACCATTGCGTGATCCCCGCGAACGCTACGCAGATCTCCCAGGTTGCGACCAACCTCATCGACAACGCGATCAACTACACGTCGCAGGGATCGGTGACCGTTGCGTTGCAGCGTCGGGAGAAGGACGTGCTGATCACGGTTGCGGACACGGGCATCGGCATCGCCTCCGAGCACCTCCCCCGGCTCTGGGAGCGGTTCTACCGGATCGACAAGGCCCGTTCCCGGTCCACCGGAGGCACCGGACTCGGCCTGAGCATCGTCAAGCACATCGTCGAAGTGCACGGGGGCACGGTCTCCGTCCGTTCCGCGCTCAACGAGGGCTCGACCTTCGAAGTCACGTTGCCGGTTGGGGACGAGGAAGCCACCCCCGAGGTGTAGAAGGTCTCACGCAAAGGACGCAAAGGGCGCAATGGGGGAGTCTCGAAGGCCCAAGGCCTAAGGCCAACGTAGTCTCACGCAAAGGACGCAAAGGGCGCAATGGGGGAGTCTCGAAGGCCCAAGGCCCAAGGCCCAAGGCCTAAGGACTAAGGACGACTCTCGGCCCCTCGTTACCACACCGGTCGATGATCGAAACGGCCACGCTCGTCGCGCCGGGGCTGAAGCCGGTCGTTGCCGAGCCTTCGCATCCCACCACGTGGCTAAGCGTCCACTTGCCGCCCTGCTTCTGATAGACCGCGGCGAAGAGGGCGTCTTTGTCTTTGGTTCGAATCTCCAATGTTCGCGCCTTCCCGGCACGCACCGCTCGAACCGTCGGCGTAGCGGGCGCTTTGCCGTCGAGCCAAGGCGAGGGAGGGATCAACGCGGCGTCGCGGTACGGGCCGGCCATGAGCGCGGCGGCCACCCCCTTGTCGGGGTTCATCAGCGCCTTCATGCTGAAGTGGACGTTGCCCCCGCGGTTGGGCAGTGCGCGTCGCGTGGCGGCCACTTGGTCGAGGATCTCCTGAACCGGCCATTTCGCGCTCGTCAGGATCTGGCTGGTGAAGTTGCCGGGCCACAGGTTCCGCTTCTTGACGTTCTGGCTCTTCCACCAATCGAGCAGGACGGTGTAGCTCTGCGGCTTCTGGTCGATCGGCCAGTACAGTTGCGGAGTGTAGTAGTCGCACCACCCTTCGACCAGCCACTTGCGCGCGTCGGCGTAGAGCGCGTCGTACTGGTCGATGCCCGCCTGGATCCCCTGGGGCACCCCTGGGCGATAGATGCCGAACGGGCTGATCCCGAACTTGACCCAGGGCTTCGCGCCCTTGATCGCGGTGTAGAGTCGGTGGATGAACCCGTCGACGTTGGCTCGCCGCCAGTCACCCAGCGCCAGCTTCCCGCCTCCCGCCTGATACTTCGCGTAGCTGGAGGCGTCGGGGAACGGGAGGTCCCTCTTCTTCTCGGGATCGCTCGGGTCCTTGACGGGGTAAGGGTAGAAGTAGTCGTCGATGTGGACCCCGTCGAGGTCGTACCGCTTCACCACGTCCAACATCACCGCGATCGAGTGGTCTTGCACCCGTTTCTCGCCCGGGTCGAGCCAGAGATAGCCGCCGTACGCCTTGGCGAGGTCCGTGGTTTGGGAGATGTGCGTGGGCGCGGGTTTGCCCTTGGCGGCCGGGTGCCAGGCCCGGTAGGGGTTGAACCAGGCGTGAAGCTCGAGTCCGCGCTTGTGCGCCTCTTCGACGGCGAACTTCAGGGGATCCCAGTTGGGCGAAGGCGGCCTTCCTTGGGCGCCCGTCAGGAACTCGGACCAGGGCTCCAGCTTGCTCGGATAGAGGGCGTCGGCAGCGGGGCGCACCTGGAGGATGAGGGCGTTGAGCTTGATCTTCTGGGCTTGATCGAGAATCGCGACCAGCTCCGCCTTGGCTTGCTCGGTGGAGAGGTCCCTCTTGGAGGGCCAGTCGATGTTGTCCACCGTCGCGACCCACGCGGCGCGGAACTCGCGCGGCGCCAGGGGCGGCAGGTCGGGCGGGACGAGGGCGATCGAAAGCAACGCGAGCATGCCCCAAGGATACCGATGCCTTCGCGTGCGGGCGCAAATGCGGGCGGGACCCGTCCCCTCGCGAGATCGGTATCCTCCCAGAATGATTCTCGTGGTTGGGGGGGCGGGCTACATCGGTTCGCACATGTGCCGGGTGCTGCGCGAGGCTGGGGAGCCGCATCTCGTTTTCGACAACTTCGAGCAGGGCCACCGGGAGGCGCTCCACGGCAGCCCGGCATTCGACGGCGATCTGCGCCGGCCCGAGGATGTGGCCCGCGTGTTCGCCGAACACCCGATCGATGTCGTCATGCACTTTGCGGCCTACATCTCCGTAGGGGAGAGCGTGAGGGAGCCAGGCAAGTACTGGCGCAACAACACCGCGGGCGTGCTCAACCTATTGGACGCGATGCGGGAGGCCGACGTGTCCAAGCTCGTATTCTCCTCGACGGCCGCGATCTTCGGCGAGCCGGAGTATGTGCCGATCGACGAGGACCACCCCAAGTGTCCGACGAGCCCCTACGGCCAGAGCAAGCTTGCCGTCGAACGCATGCTGGCGGACTTCGACACGGCGCACGGCTTGCGCAGCGTGTGCCTGCGCTACTTCAACGCCGCCGGAGCCTCGCCGGAGGGGGAGTTGGGCGAGGACCACACGCCCGAGGAGCACCTGATTCCCCTTGCGATTCTCGCCGCGCTGGGACGGCGCGCGGGGCTGAAGATCTTCGGCACCGACTACCCGACCCCGGACGGCACGTGCGTGCGCGACTACATCCACATCCTCGACCTGGCGGAGGCCCATCTGCTGGCGGTGCGCCACCTGCGTGCGGGCGGCGAGTCCCGTCGTTACAACCTCGGGAACGGGGTTGGGTTTTCGGTTCGCGAGGTGATCGACACGGTTGAGAGGGTGTCGGGTCGGCCCGTACCCCGCGAGGATGCCGCCAGGCGCCCGGGCGACCCGGCAACGCTGGTCGCCGCGAGCGACCGGATTCGGGAGGATTGGGGTTGGAAACCGACCTACCCGGACTTGGAGACGATCGTGCGCCACGCGTGGGCGTGGTTCGAGGCGCATCCCCAGGGGTACCGGAGCTAAGTCTCTGCTGGTGGTGGGGGGCCTTGCACGCCCTTCCAGCGGGCGTGGCACCCCCGGGGGTGCCCCCGGGACGGCCGGGTCCGGTCGCGGAGCGGCCCGCCCGGGTGCGGGAACACCCGAGCAGGGAGGGGAAGGGTCCCCCTGTCAGCGGGCCGCCATCGCTTCGCGGTTGATCTCTCCCACCGCGATGTCGGTGAGGTGTTTGTCGGTCGCGCCCTCTTCGTCGAGGGTGGTCTGCAAGGTCCGCTGGATCTTCGAAAGGCCGAGGTGCTTGGCGTAGGTGCGGACGCATCCGTACCCCGCCATCTCGTAGTGCTCGACCCTTTGCGCC
This genomic interval from Fimbriimonadaceae bacterium contains the following:
- the dnaK gene encoding molecular chaperone DnaK; the encoded protein is MGKTIGIDLGTTNSVVAVMEGGEPVVISTAEGSRTLPSVVAFKQNGERLVGVTAKRQAVVNPENTIASIKRFMGHKLSEVKDEAGRVSYKVKAGKNSTVVVHVPALDKDLTPEEVSSMILQKLKADAEAYLGTTVDQAVITVPAYFNDAQRKATKDAGEIAGMKVLRIINEPTAASLAYGLEKKSQEKILVFDLGGGTFDVSILDVGEGVVEVLSTAGDSHLGGDDFDQMIVEWLSAEFKKDQGVDLTKDRAAVQRLREAAERAKIELSSQVSTNINLAYITAVDNEPKHLDMNLTRAKFEELTSALMERVKKPFQQALEDAKIKSKDIDEVILVGGSTRMPQVQDLVRKLTDKEPNRSVNPDEVVAIGAAIQAGVLGGEVKDILLLDVTPLSLGVETQGGIFDKLIDRNTTIPTKKSRTYTTATDNQPEVEIHILQGERPLAKDNKSLGRFHLAGIPPAPARVPQIEVTFDIDANGLLQVSAQDKATGTKQSITITGSGNLNKDEIERMVKEAEANAESDRAAQERAELKNKSEQLCHSVEKTVREAGDKVAESDRTRIEEKVAELRKAVAADEEDPMRQAFAELEAESHALAEQLYRESAGEATSDVPTDEDETATAGVGATEGEVIDADFKEEK
- a CDS encoding P-II family nitrogen regulator, translating into MKRVEAFVRVNRLEAVKQELEDAGIAGMSCEQVRGYGRQFGRTDKYRGSTYAVNLLPKMKIVVVVRDEELETALESIVRAAQTGEIGDGKIFVSEVMDAVRIRTGERGDAALS
- the hslV gene encoding ATP-dependent protease subunit HslV, with translation MIRSTTVVGIRRDGRTALAGDGQVTFGENIVLKHRAKKVRRLASGNVLCGFAGSVADAQALQDRFEAKLESFGGNLKRAAVEFAKEWRTDKILRQLNALMIVADREGMLIVGGDGNVIEPDDGVAGIGSGGAYGVAAARAMLRHSDLDAEAIAREALAIASEICVFTNDSLTVEVL
- a CDS encoding ATP-binding protein is translated as MGSNTFGWKAAAVGAPLLLVAAALLSWSGSVAIRAEWMLLGGAAVLALATSLIFREWRQVELDRREDAWRLELLELESTRQREAVDALADGLEVAILICGAKTQILYANRRARELFGFDDPRGRPIVAVTLSYELEKLVLGAEETGEPQSAELTFSYPEARVARVKAWLAPDGRALVTIIDLTALRHLERVRQDFVANVSHELRTPLSVIRAMAETLLEDPEADEALHETYLAKIVGEVDRLSLIANDLLILGAAESNPVRKQACDVADVFRTSLGQLERKAREKGLEVAYKGPDHCVIPANATQISQVATNLIDNAINYTSQGSVTVALQRREKDVLITVADTGIGIASEHLPRLWERFYRIDKARSRSTGGTGLGLSIVKHIVEVHGGTVSVRSALNEGSTFEVTLPVGDEEATPEV
- a CDS encoding family 10 glycosylhydrolase, producing the protein MLALLSIALVPPDLPPLAPREFRAAWVATVDNIDWPSKRDLSTEQAKAELVAILDQAQKIKLNALILQVRPAADALYPSKLEPWSEFLTGAQGRPPSPNWDPLKFAVEEAHKRGLELHAWFNPYRAWHPAAKGKPAPTHISQTTDLAKAYGGYLWLDPGEKRVQDHSIAVMLDVVKRYDLDGVHIDDYFYPYPVKDPSDPEKKRDLPFPDASSYAKYQAGGGKLALGDWRRANVDGFIHRLYTAIKGAKPWVKFGISPFGIYRPGVPQGIQAGIDQYDALYADARKWLVEGWCDYYTPQLYWPIDQKPQSYTVLLDWWKSQNVKKRNLWPGNFTSQILTSAKWPVQEILDQVAATRRALPNRGGNVHFSMKALMNPDKGVAAALMAGPYRDAALIPPSPWLDGKAPATPTVRAVRAGKARTLEIRTKDKDALFAAVYQKQGGKWTLSHVVGCEGSATTGFSPGATSVAVSIIDRCGNEGPRVVLSP
- the galE gene encoding UDP-glucose 4-epimerase GalE is translated as MILVVGGAGYIGSHMCRVLREAGEPHLVFDNFEQGHREALHGSPAFDGDLRRPEDVARVFAEHPIDVVMHFAAYISVGESVREPGKYWRNNTAGVLNLLDAMREADVSKLVFSSTAAIFGEPEYVPIDEDHPKCPTSPYGQSKLAVERMLADFDTAHGLRSVCLRYFNAAGASPEGELGEDHTPEEHLIPLAILAALGRRAGLKIFGTDYPTPDGTCVRDYIHILDLAEAHLLAVRHLRAGGESRRYNLGNGVGFSVREVIDTVERVSGRPVPREDAARRPGDPATLVAASDRIREDWGWKPTYPDLETIVRHAWAWFEAHPQGYRS